CACATTTGTTTTGTTGCGTTACTTGAAGTCGTTCTGGCGCCACGCTTCGTACACGGCGACCGCCACGGTGTTGGACAGGTTCAGGCTGCGACAGCCTTCACGCATCGGCAGGCGCAGGCGCTGTTCGGCGGGCAGGGCGTCGAGCACGTCCGCCGGCAGACCACGGCTTTCCGGGCCGAACAGAAACGCATCGCCGGGCACGAACGCGGCATCATGGAACGGCCGTGAGCCCTTGGTGGTGAAGGCGAACACGCGCGGGTTGCCCAGGCTTTCCAGACAGCTGGCCAGGTCAGCGTGACGCTGCAACGTGGCATATTCGTGGTAGTCGAGACCGGCGCGGCGCAGACGCTTGTCGTCCATCTCGAAACCCAGTGGTTCGATCAAATGCAGGTGGCAGCCACTGTTGGCGCACAGCCTGATAACGTTGCCGGTATTCGGCGGAATTTCTGGTTGAAAAAGGATGACGTGAAACATGCACGGCTCCGAAGGTAAAGATGAGCGGCATTCTACGCCGCCTGTGGACAACCGTTCGAAACTATTGCCGCGAGTCATCGGCTCGCTGGCGATTGTCGGCCTGATGATCGGCTTGATGATCGGCCGTCTGACCACGCCGGACCCGAGCGTGCTGGAGCGGGTCGAGGTCACTGATGGTGGCCTGGTGGTGTGGTTCAACAACGAGCCGAAGCTGCACGGCGAGATCATCGACGGCACTCTCGCGCTGCTGTTTCAGGCCGAAGGTCGGCCGCAGAAAGGTCAGCTCAAGCTCAACGGCAGGGACGTGAACTGGCGCACGCGCAAGAGTGACGGCGGGTTGTTGCTGACCGTGCTGGCTGCGCGGCCGTTGCAGGGCGATTGGGCCGGCAGCGAAGTCGATGACCGCTGGCGGTTGGAGGTTCGGTTACAAGAGCCGTGACCTCAATGTCTCGTTCCCTCCCACGTTCCTTTGTCGCATTTCCCACTGCTGCCATCGACCTTTCCGATCCAGTCCACTGCAATCC
This genomic interval from Pseudomonas koreensis contains the following:
- a CDS encoding tRNA (cytidine(34)-2'-O)-methyltransferase → MFHVILFQPEIPPNTGNVIRLCANSGCHLHLIEPLGFEMDDKRLRRAGLDYHEYATLQRHADLASCLESLGNPRVFAFTTKGSRPFHDAAFVPGDAFLFGPESRGLPADVLDALPAEQRLRLPMREGCRSLNLSNTVAVAVYEAWRQNDFK